A region of the Cyprinus carpio isolate SPL01 chromosome A14, ASM1834038v1, whole genome shotgun sequence genome:
TGCATGTGTGTAACAGTGAATAAAAGGAGTGATAGTATCTGAGAGAGGAGGAGATGGAAGgtagcatagtttttttttgtttgtttttttttttgtttttttttgttttgtttgttttttgttccattttaaaatgaaagtcaaGGCCAAATTCTGTATGTTAAAATGAGCTTTCAGAGAAGTTATTTTCTTCCTGAAACTATTCAAATAGGGGCAAAACATTCTCATATTATTTGATGGCTTACAAAATAACACCTCACATTCAGTCATTTCCGTCTTTAAATGTCATCGCAATGCATTTAGttttgcataatttcaacacaatTGTTATGTTACTAAAGTAAACCCGGTTATTGAGACATTGGATGAAAAAGGTCAGGCTAAATTACAACTCCAAAACTGTTTATCAGCTATTTCATGagttattttaacacacacacacacacacacacacgcacacacacacacacacacacacacacacacacacacacaaataataataataaataaataaataactttagaTTGCTCTGAAATGCATGCTATAAATACTGAGAAAGGGAGAATACAAATCTTGTTCTGTTTTCAACAAATGAGACAGAGCTGCACAATCAGAAAATGTTGATTGTTGGCCTCAGGTGGCAAATAGTatatgagttattttatttctgttcttttgcaaCTGCTTCAACCGTTTCCCAAATTTGCAATGCATTTACATATAGTTTAAAAACCTGATTTATGTTATTTTGCAATTGTCTTTCACGGTAAACAggctaaacaaatgaaatatataaattatattaatactaataataataatataggctatgGTTGTATATTAACAGGATTGCAAGTTTAGCCTAAATTAAACTGTCACTCAATAGTTAGTGATCAAATGTTGCTTTATAATGagaacatatttttcaaaaaggacagaaaatgttattattttgatcaGTTGGTTCATTTTTCCTACAATAGCTTGAAAAATACTTGAGGCttgaaaagttaataaaatagaatgagattattattattatttaatgtcgTCCTGTGTCATTGTAATGTCACAATTTTAAGGACtgatgctttttgttttatcatttattcgttttatacttttgttttagatagtagtatatttaataataataataaaaacataggaTGACAGTTGCACCGCTTTCGTGGAATATGCTTGGGAGAGATTTAGGGATTAGGGTAGCTGCTGTTCTGCTGTCTCGCCTCTAGGGGGCTCTAGTTAGAACAATGAATCTCATTTCTCCTCAGCAATCACACTGTGAAATgtacctctttttttcttttttggcctaTTATTTAACTAAGCTTAAAGGTATTTCTTTACAATATTAAAgtaaggaccaaaaaaaaaaaaaatcgtgttTCCTATTTTCTACCTCACTTACCTCTGTTTGCAATATTCTTACTTCTTGTAGCCTTAAATATTCTCTTTCAGTCAGTAGGGGGCGCTCATAACGAGTGCAGCGTAAATTGAGAGTGACTAAAAATGGCTATTTTTCCCTGCAAGGCTGCCCTCCAGATCTGTCCGTGAAGAGGAAGAACACAATTGCACACTCCCATTTTACAGGATATTCCAGgaacataaaaactaaatggaGAGGTACATACTGTAATTTACTggaacaacattaaaacaaaaaaatgtgtaaatataaacagtgacacttccaaaaaaaagaaaaaaaaaaaaaagaaagaaaggatggGGATGGAGGTTGTAATCAAACCAGATGTGTATGTTTTACATATctgcatttctctttattttgtcatttgtttaatgtaaaacagaagTTGACACAAAGAATACACCATTATAAATACCACTCCCACCCCAAAACATGCTTTCAGTACCTGACCCACCCCACCAAATAACACATACTCAATAATATTAATGCACTTATATTATGCTCATATATAACAATACCactgaaaagagaaagaaaagaaaacctttttcataaataagaatatttacaCCAAGGCAtgttgattttgattattttcccaacatgcatatataaaaatagaaatctgataactttatgtacatttttaacttaggtatatacacatatataaatataaagcctaaaattgtatttttaaaatacaaagatAAATACACTCACATTGTGTACACTGTGGTCAAAAACCAGAAAATACAAACATCATTTGGATAATTAGCattcacaaaacacattacatCCAGAAATGCAACTTTAACGACAATTGCAGGTCTCTgtgttttcctgtttttgttttcatatcttatcttcctcctcctctctctcatataaaatgtttaactttattGTAGTGAGCAGGAGAAAGAGTTTAAGCTTCAGTCTTTAGCTTTGCCTGACATCTTGAAGGAGTTTGTTGATTTCTGCAACCAGCTCACTGGCATCCATAATTTCACTGCGACTGTCGCAGCGCTTGCCGTGCAGATGCCCAAGCACAGACTCTAACTCATCTTCCTCATGATTCTCCGGAATTTCCTCCATCGCAGGCAGCCATTTTGAAGAGGAAGCTGATGTTGCCATGGGAGCTGGCAGAGGGGCGGGGAGCGGAGCCACTAGGGCTGTCATGTGACTAGCAGGGGCGTGGCCATGTCCGGGATTTTGGAAGTGCGTATTAGCGGCCCAAACAGCCACGTTCTGCTGATAAGTGGCAGGGCTTGGTTTACCAGGTAAGTGGCCCTTCCTTCTTTCTAACGATCCCACCCCAGCAGCGCAGGCTGTTACCTTTTCAGTTTCATTAGTCTCGTTGTAATTATCCAGCGAGGAGGGGAGGAGCCTCTGGAACACGCTGTTCATTTCAGACAGCAGAGAAGTCGTTCCGCACAAGTCTTCCCCATCACTTGCCTCCCCCTCTCCCTCCTCACTCTCCTTGCCAAATGTGGAGAAACTCTTTTTCCTCAGTGTTGACTCACCAGATTGTGGTTCTTCAGGGGTGGCTTTCTGTTGAGGGTCTTCTCCAGGGATGTAGAGGTTGCTGCGGTAATCAGAGGAGGCTGGGGAAGGCAACGGGGGCATCCAGCACTGGTCAGAGTGACCGAGGACACGACACTCTTCAGTGCACAGCTTCATCGCTATGGTGAAAGCAAAAACATTGATGGAAGAGGGTTAGTTAATGATTGATGTTTTCTGGCAAAGCATGCAAAATTGCACACACCCTTAACTAGTCAAATACTTCAATTAGTTGCCAAATGACTAAACAAAATCCTTCCAGCTCCAGCCGAACCAGCTTTGTTTTCTAGAGACtatgcaaaacaaatcaaatatgcCAACTTATAGTGCTCATTGAACATGTGCGGCATTACTCATTCATGTTCTAGGGGCTGATTATAGCGCCATTAATTTTGAAAGGCCATTTATAATACATCTTATAGTTAATAAATGCCTAATCTAGTGCATTTGCAAAACAGGCCCTCATTTAGCCCACTATCTCTCTCAAGCAGAGAATGAATGATTAAACATGCTGATTTACAGAAATCAATGGCCCATCTCAGCACACAACCCAATTCTTGTTCTAGTCACagtaataattgtattatatatcaagtatgcattttttttttcatgaggaaTCACGTTTTCTTCAATAAATTAAGATTAGAATAATGACACTGTTTAGGTGTTTCATGAAGAGATCAAGAGACTGTAAAGGTGTCTAAATGTTCAACAATGTAGTATAttcaatgtattatatatatattatgtgtatgtattgtttatatattattaaattatattctataaactgtttttatatatattcatgtattatattatattaaatgcatatatatactgTTGCCCAGTGAGCAATTAACTTGTAACTTCTTCAATAGGTATGCCCAAATAGTGTGAAATCAAGGCCTGGTATCAACAGTCTCAGGTGATCTAAAATACTCTTCTTCAACATCTCACTCTCTTGCTTACTTGGATGCAGTCTGTGATGTCCATCAGGAGTGAAGAGCTCACTGAAGCCTTCTCCAAGCAGAGGAGACTCCCTCCCCATCTCACAATCACTGTCTCCTGCCTCACTATCGCCTCGTCCACTGTCCTTCAGACTGAACTTATCCATCTCATTCAAAGCatacctaaaacaaacaaacatatcattAGCTATTACAATAGCTTTAACTTAGTTACTGTTTATGTAttgtcattcatatatatatatatatatatatatatatatatatatatatattacttttaaattcacTGTTGATGTGAAAAGTATGAAATGAGCCTCTTAAGGAGAGAGCAGTTTATGCataaacaaaaaaagctttattcAAAGGGCAGTTGACTTGCTAACAGGATGAGGCTGTCATGTATCATCAGCATCTGTGTTTTAAGTACTGCTGGGTGTCCAGACTCTCATGGACTAGAACTATAAACCTCCTGTAGGATGGTCTGTAAAGGTGGCAACAGGCTGAAGTGTGATTGGTTACCTGTAACTCCGGGTGTATTTGTTGCCACGGAAACTGGGTCTGGGTTGGTACTGGCCCTGATGAAGTATGGACAGAAGCTGTGAGACTTGCTATAGCCAAAAAGAAACGAAACAGGGTGGGGGacgaataaagaaagaaaaaatgaaaataaaaatgaataatggcAGACCAGACAGCAAACCAACACAAATACAGGCAAACCATGGTGGTGATGGGTgagggggggtttgggggggggatTGAGGGAATGAAATTGATGGATACTTATGCATGATGAAATAATCTAtggatatacaaataaacatgctataaataaaataaacatactgaatattataaaaaagtttaGGGGGAATTAAATTGTCAGGAATGAACAATTCACACTGAattcatattgttttgttttttttacctcaacAGGTGGTGTGGCATGAGCAAGTTCTAAGGCGAAGTTCTCTGGCACGTGATTGGAGGAGATAGTGACCAGGCTGTTGAGTGATTGGCGGCTGTGGTGGCTCTGGCGGCTCTCTGGAGCAGGTGAGGCCGAGGGGGAGCGAGGATGGGCCCTCACAGGCAGGGTACCATTAACTGTGGGGACCAATGTAATATCACCCTTGTGGATCTGCCGGGCAGGTTTTTTGGGATGGTTTTGGTAGGTAGACTCAGCCACTCTGCAGTTATAGGAATGTCTTGGGTCCTTCTGCTCTCTCGAGCACCTTGTTGCGAACATCACCATGACAATGAGAAGCACACCACAGATGGCACCGAGGGAGATGATGATGATCATAGACACATCTAGAGTTGATTGGTTGTTCATGTCTGAAGGGTTCAGGGAGAAGCTTTCTGGATAGTCCCGCAGGCTAATGTGCAGAACGGCCCTCGCTGAGAGACGAATCGACGCCCCTCTGTCTTGTACGAGGATTGCGAGATCAAATCCCTCATGCCCCGAGGCCTCTACGGTTCCGTTGGTTCGTAACTCACATCTGCGTGGTTCAATAACAAAGAGTCCCTCGTCATTACCACCGACTATGGAGCAAGTCAGCTCACTATTGGCCCCTGCATCATGATCTGTTGCCTTGATGATTGTCACCAGATGACCAGGCTCGGCGTGCTGCCATAATGGCACCTCAGCTGTGTGGTTGATTAGTTGTGGAGCAATAATGATAGGTGGGTTGTCATTTTCATCTAGTACAGTGAGCAAAACAGTGGTGTTGCTGCTCAGAGAAGCTGGGCCTGCGCCATCCCGCGCCTGCACGGTGAATGAAAGCCGACCGACTTCTTCCCGATCAAAGCTTCGGAGTGCATACACAGCACCATTAGATGGGTCAATGGTCACATAAGTTGAAATAGAGCTACCTTGAACCTGGCTCTCCACAATTGAGTAGGTCACCTGACCATTAGAACCCAAATCTGGGTCGGTGGCCACCACTGACGTCAAGTATGCCCCGGGCGAATTGTTCTCAGACTTGAAGATCTCATATCGGCTCTTTTCGAAGTGTGGAGGATTGTCGTTTTCATCTTGCACCTGCACCGTGAAGTGTTTGATGGTGGATAGGCTTGGTGAGCCATGGTCTTCAGCGATTACCGTTAGGCTGTATTCAGAGCGTTTCTCACGATCCAGAGACACATTAGTGAGAATCATGTAGTTGTTCTCGTAGGTCTTCTGCAAGCGAAAATGCCCGTGGCCATGGAGACGGCACACAACCTCACCGTTTAGACCTGAGTCGCTGTCATCGACACGCACTAATGCGATGAAGGTATCTACAGGGGATGCCTCTGAGATGTAGGCCACCTCCTCTTTGCCCTGAGTCATAAGGTTAATGTTGATTTTTGGCTTGTTGTCATTGACGTCAACCACTTTGATGATTATCTTACAGTGGCCTGGAATGGAGTTGGGACCCATATCCTGAGCTTGCACATCTATTTCATACGAGGAAGTAGTTTCGTAGTCAACTTTCTTAATCAGAGTGATGTGACCATTATCTGGGTTAATTTTAAAGGTCTCTAGGATTTTGGGTGGCACGTGGCTGCTGAAAGAGTACATTATTTTGCCATTATTGCCTTCATCCGGGTCGGTGGCGTTCAGGTCCACCAGTAGCGTCCCCAGTGGTGAATTTTCCAGGAGGCTGACCACGTAAGCCTGCTCGTCAAAGGCCGGGCTATTATCGTTGGAATCGGATATGCTGATTTTGAGCAGAGTTGA
Encoded here:
- the LOC109056849 gene encoding protocadherin-18-like isoform X1 yields the protein MGTTKYSSDRNVLLFKTLLKLILLAAVAHNVSGKTLKYKVLEEQKVGTVIARLKEDVAGILSKLPTSVSPSFRAMQRGSTPLLSVREEDGEISIATKIDREKLCEKNLNCTIEFDVITLPTEYLQLFHIQVEVLDINDNAPQFSRAIIPIEISESASVGTRFPLDSALDPDVGENALHTYSLTRNNFFKIDIRTRTDGAKYADLVVMRELDRETQSSYQLQLTASDSGVPPKSGSTLLKISISDSNDNSPAFDEQAYVVSLLENSPLGTLLVDLNATDPDEGNNGKIMYSFSSHVPPKILETFKINPDNGHITLIKKVDYETTSSYEIDVQAQDMGPNSIPGHCKIIIKVVDVNDNKPKININLMTQGKEEVAYISEASPVDTFIALVRVDDSDSGLNGEVVCRLHGHGHFRLQKTYENNYMILTNVSLDREKRSEYSLTVIAEDHGSPSLSTIKHFTVQVQDENDNPPHFEKSRYEIFKSENNSPGAYLTSVVATDPDLGSNGQVTYSIVESQVQGSSISTYVTIDPSNGAVYALRSFDREEVGRLSFTVQARDGAGPASLSSNTTVLLTVLDENDNPPIIIAPQLINHTAEVPLWQHAEPGHLVTIIKATDHDAGANSELTCSIVGGNDEGLFVIEPRRCELRTNGTVEASGHEGFDLAILVQDRGASIRLSARAVLHISLRDYPESFSLNPSDMNNQSTLDVSMIIIISLGAICGVLLIVMVMFATRCSREQKDPRHSYNCRVAESTYQNHPKKPARQIHKGDITLVPTVNGTLPVRAHPRSPSASPAPESRQSHHSRQSLNSLVTISSNHVPENFALELAHATPPVEQVSQLLSILHQGQYQPRPSFRGNKYTRSYRYALNEMDKFSLKDSGRGDSEAGDSDCEMGRESPLLGEGFSELFTPDGHHRLHPTMKLCTEECRVLGHSDQCWMPPLPSPASSDYRSNLYIPGEDPQQKATPEEPQSGESTLRKKSFSTFGKESEEGEGEASDGEDLCGTTSLLSEMNSVFQRLLPSSLDNYNETNETEKVTACAAGVGSLERRKGHLPGKPSPATYQQNVAVWAANTHFQNPGHGHAPASHMTALVAPLPAPLPAPMATSASSSKWLPAMEEIPENHEEDELESVLGHLHGKRCDSRSEIMDASELVAEINKLLQDVRQS
- the LOC109056849 gene encoding protocadherin-18-like isoform X2 → MGTTKYSSDRNVLLFKTLLKLILLAAVAHNVSGKTLKYKVLEEQKVGTVIARLKEDVAGILSKLPTSVSPSFRAMQRGSTPLLSVREEDGEISIATKIDREKLCEKNLNCTIEFDVITLPTEYLQLFHIQVEVLDINDNAPQFSRAIIPIEISESASVGTRFPLDSALDPDVGENALHTYSLTRNNFFKIDIRTRTDGAKYADLVVMRELDRETQSSYQLQLTASDSGVPPKSGSTLLKISISDSNDNSPAFDEQAYVVSLLENSPLGTLLVDLNATDPDEGNNGKIMYSFSSHVPPKILETFKINPDNGHITLIKKVDYETTSSYEIDVQAQDMGPNSIPGHCKIIIKVVDVNDNKPKININLMTQGKEEVAYISEASPVDTFIALVRVDDSDSGLNGEVVCRLHGHGHFRLQKTYENNYMILTNVSLDREKRSEYSLTVIAEDHGSPSLSTIKHFTVQVQDENDNPPHFEKSRYEIFKSENNSPGAYLTSVVATDPDLGSNGQVTYSIVESQVQGSSISTYVTIDPSNGAVYALRSFDREEVGRLSFTVQARDGAGPASLSSNTTVLLTVLDENDNPPIIIAPQLINHTAEVPLWQHAEPGHLVTIIKATDHDAGANSELTCSIVGGNDEGLFVIEPRRCELRTNGTVEASGHEGFDLAILVQDRGASIRLSARAVLHISLRDYPESFSLNPSDMNNQSTLDVSMIIIISLGAICGVLLIVMVMFATRCSREQKDPRHSYNCRVAESTYQNHPKKPARQIHKGDITLVPTVNGTLPVRAHPRSPSASPAPESRQSHHSRQSLNSLVTISSNHVPENFALELAHATPPVEGQYQPRPSFRGNKYTRSYRYALNEMDKFSLKDSGRGDSEAGDSDCEMGRESPLLGEGFSELFTPDGHHRLHPTMKLCTEECRVLGHSDQCWMPPLPSPASSDYRSNLYIPGEDPQQKATPEEPQSGESTLRKKSFSTFGKESEEGEGEASDGEDLCGTTSLLSEMNSVFQRLLPSSLDNYNETNETEKVTACAAGVGSLERRKGHLPGKPSPATYQQNVAVWAANTHFQNPGHGHAPASHMTALVAPLPAPLPAPMATSASSSKWLPAMEEIPENHEEDELESVLGHLHGKRCDSRSEIMDASELVAEINKLLQDVRQS